The sequence below is a genomic window from Acetivibrio clariflavus DSM 19732.
AACTTTGGGAGCGAAATACGGTAAGTTAATTCCGCATATAACTAAAGTTCTTACTGAAATAGACGACGCTATGGTAATGGATAAATTTTCAAAAGGTGAGATGGTGACCTTTGAAATTGAGGGTACCACTGTTGAACTTGCAGAATCTGATGTTTTAATAGAAACTTCTCAGAAGGAAGGCTTTGTATCAGAGGCAGAAAGAGATACTGTTGTTGTATTGGATACCAACCTTACACCGGAGCTTATTGAGGAAGGTTTTGTACGTGAGATAATAAGCAAAATTCAGACAATGAGAAAGGAAGCAGGATTTGAAGTTCAGGATCATATTAAGATTTACTTTGCCAATAACGCAAGAATTGCAGAGATAATTGAAAGAAACAAAGCTGTAATTGGGGAAGAAACTCTTGCCGATGAAATTTCTGAAGGTAATAACGGTAGTTATAATAAGGAATGGAACATTAATGGAGAGAAAGTTAATTTAGGTGTAGAAAAAATTTAAAAAAAGCTAAAGTATTTGTTGAAGAAGTCCGATATATTTATCAGTCGGACTTCTTTATTGTTGTTTTTGATATTTGGCAAGTTGAAATAAGGTTATGTGAGATATATACAAAACTATTTTTATAATTTTGGTTATTTTGTGAATTTTGTACATTGAATATATTATAATTTTTTGTAAAAATATTAATATAAATTAGGTGGAAGAATTTGAGGGGTGTGGTGAATAATTTACAGTAGTCAAATTAGCAAAACGCAGTAATCTATATGCATTATTTTTGGATTACGATATAATAAAGGTCGAATATACAGTTAGTTTTAAATATAGTATAGATGATTTTGTTATGACGTAATCTTTTTATAATGGTTTCCGGCAGCACTTTTAATATATTGTTTGCAGTTTATGAACCTGATATATGTAAACGCTTAATAATATTTTTAATTGTATCATGGGATAAAATCTTGCAGGCCATGTGTAAATACCAGAAATGCATCTTGCTAGTACTTTTAAACAACATAGACTATTTTTGGAAAGCTTCGTGTTTTTATTGCAATAATTTTGAAATATAGTACGTTACAGATTATATGTATAAGTCAATGAACGATTTTTAGATTTATCATTACACCCTCATAATCTTTTATACAGTTTGCAATTTATAGTTTAGCATTGTAGAATTTTGAGCAACGGTCAATGAACCGTTGCTCAATTTTATGCGTTTAAAATTATTATGGCAGAATGAAGGAAAAACTGAGGAATACACTGCATTTTAATTAAAAACTTGTAAACCCGAGAAGTTCTTCATTGACATAGTATACTTTATTATATTAACATTTAATAGAAGAATTTATTTTTTAAGATAATAATGTTAGATTGCATTTAATTGACAAGATATTTGATATAAAGAAGTAAGAATAAATAATTGAACTCGAATTTATTGGTATAATCAATTGTTACTTTGTGAGACAATTGAAATTATTTAATCATATTTATGCTGCAGATGCCAAGAAGTTATTTATGACAAAATTTTATTTTATATTGAGTTAAAAATTGTAAGGAGTTGAAGATATGTCAAACAATAAGGATAAGAAGATGGTTGAGGCTATAACCTCAATGGATGTTGACTTCGCTCAATGGTATACGGACATTGTAAAAAAAGCGGACTTGGTTGACTATTCAAGCGTAAGAGGCTGCATGATAATAAGACCGTACGGATATGCTATATGGGAAAACATACAGAAGACATTGGATGAAAAGTTTAAAGAAACAGGGCATGAAAATGTATATATGCCTATGTTTATTCCGGAAAGTTTGCTGCAAAAAGAAAAGGATCATGTAGAAGGGTTTGCGCCCGAAGTGGCATGGGTCACCCATGGGGGACAGGAAGAATTAACCGAAAGGTTATGTGTCAGACCTACATCCGAAACACTTTTTTGCGACCACTACGCAAATATAGTACAATCATACAGAGACTTGCCGAAACTTTATAACCAATGGTGTTCTGTTGTCAGATGGGAAAAGACAACTCGTCCGTTTTTAAGAACGGTTGAATTTTTATGGCAGGAAGGTCATACAGCTCATGCTACTGCAGAGGAAGCACAGGAAGAAACCATACGAATGTTGAATGTATATGCTGATTTTTGCGAAAACGTGCTTGCTATTCCGGTTATAAAAGGACAAAAGACTGAAAAAGAGAAGTTTGCAGGTGCAAAGGCAACATACACTATCGAAAGCTTGATGCATGACGGAAAGGCACTTCAATCGGGAACTTCCCACAACTTTGGAGACGGTTTTGCCAGAGCTTTCGGCATACAGTATACCGACAAGAACAACCAACTGCAATATGTCCATCAGACTTCCTGGGGAGTGTCTACAAGGCTTATCGGTGGAATTATAATGGTACACGGAGATGACAATGGATTGGTACTTCCGCCGAAAGTGGCTCCTATTCAGGTAATTGTAATACCTGTTTCCCAGCACAAGGAAGGAGTGTTGGAAAAAGCCTATGCTATAAGGGATAGGCTGGCAGCATCCGGTATAAGGGTAAAAATTGATGATTCAGATAAGATGCCGGGCTGGAAGTATAGTGAATATGAAATGAAAGGTGTGCCTGTAAGACTTGAAATAGGCCCTAAAGATATCGAAAAGAACCAGGCCGTGCTTGTAACCAGAGTGTCAAGAGAAAAGCTGTTTATATCATTAGATGAATTGGAAGCAAAGGT
It includes:
- the proS gene encoding proline--tRNA ligase, which translates into the protein MSNNKDKKMVEAITSMDVDFAQWYTDIVKKADLVDYSSVRGCMIIRPYGYAIWENIQKTLDEKFKETGHENVYMPMFIPESLLQKEKDHVEGFAPEVAWVTHGGQEELTERLCVRPTSETLFCDHYANIVQSYRDLPKLYNQWCSVVRWEKTTRPFLRTVEFLWQEGHTAHATAEEAQEETIRMLNVYADFCENVLAIPVIKGQKTEKEKFAGAKATYTIESLMHDGKALQSGTSHNFGDGFARAFGIQYTDKNNQLQYVHQTSWGVSTRLIGGIIMVHGDDNGLVLPPKVAPIQVIVIPVSQHKEGVLEKAYAIRDRLAASGIRVKIDDSDKMPGWKYSEYEMKGVPVRLEIGPKDIEKNQAVLVTRVSREKLFISLDELEAKVSETLDKVQKDLYNKALEMRNKKTYTAVNLEEFEKIIKETPGFIKAMWCGERGCEDLIKEKTAATARCIPFEQEKISDKCVCCGKEAKHMVYWAKAY